Proteins from a single region of Sandaracinaceae bacterium:
- a CDS encoding putative metal-binding motif-containing protein yields MRTLVLVSVALLVAACQGGGPVVVDGGRDLGPMDLGARDAGDPCSRSEDCEDGVACTRDVCDGRGVCVHTPDPLSCDDGVFCNGAEVCDPNAGCVAGALRDCNDRNVCTLDRCDEGRGMCLHLPRDFDNDGEADARCAGGTDCDDADPLRGTLQAELCSDGLDNDCDLSIDEAVCGRPPHDQCEDALDVSAGGLFDLSTAGARDDYGALCSGPAREVVARFVLDDARDVTLRADAAGSTQVELRSGCGGGTVLRCDTGSPGEVRRRALPAGTYFVFVASSAGSVQLSVAFDPPTTQPSNEDCGSARTVIPPFAESGSFVGTVDDLTLSCGQPLAGDLVYAFEVPAGPPQDVVVAFAATSTTDAVRFSLRSTCSDASSELGCVRGSPAGGRFRSLAPGPYVLVVEGPAEREVDFAIDVRLEPGTTAPPGDSCAAPIDTPLEQIVHGTLADKRDAIQTPCGFFYRDAVHRFVLSEPRDVSIDLLAGTNGGAFVFGALGDTCEAMLPTTDYCVGGAPALLQRLALPAGEHFVVVEAPGTPTYQLEIHTAAPTSVVDAAGNDTCADAIVIPSQSSVVYRGDTSTLANDVTSIYCGSGARSPDATFLLELTEATVVRLSTAGSSFDTTLLVFLEGAACSNFPYACDDDSGPGGTSSIERELPAGRYHVVVDGFGGHSAGPYVLRVDRGPFPP; encoded by the coding sequence GTGCGCACGTTGGTGCTCGTGTCCGTCGCTCTGCTGGTGGCCGCCTGTCAGGGGGGTGGCCCGGTCGTGGTGGACGGGGGCCGCGACCTGGGGCCAATGGACCTGGGCGCCCGTGACGCGGGAGATCCATGCAGCCGGTCCGAAGACTGTGAGGATGGGGTCGCCTGCACGCGCGACGTCTGTGACGGGCGCGGCGTGTGCGTGCACACCCCGGACCCGCTCAGCTGCGACGACGGCGTGTTCTGCAATGGCGCCGAGGTGTGCGACCCGAACGCCGGCTGCGTGGCGGGAGCTCTGCGCGACTGCAACGACAGGAACGTCTGCACGCTCGACCGCTGCGACGAAGGCCGCGGCATGTGCCTGCATCTGCCGCGTGACTTCGACAATGATGGCGAGGCGGACGCTCGATGCGCGGGCGGGACCGACTGCGACGACGCCGACCCCCTGCGCGGGACGCTCCAGGCCGAGCTGTGCAGCGATGGGCTCGACAATGACTGCGATCTGTCCATCGACGAGGCCGTCTGCGGTCGACCCCCTCACGATCAGTGCGAGGACGCGCTGGACGTCAGCGCGGGCGGGCTGTTCGACCTGTCGACTGCGGGCGCCCGTGACGACTACGGCGCGCTGTGCTCGGGGCCAGCCCGCGAGGTGGTCGCTCGATTCGTGTTGGATGACGCGCGAGACGTCACCTTGCGCGCGGACGCGGCGGGCAGCACGCAGGTGGAGCTCCGCTCGGGCTGCGGGGGGGGCACGGTGCTGCGCTGCGACACGGGTTCGCCCGGGGAGGTGCGTCGGCGTGCGCTTCCGGCGGGCACGTACTTCGTGTTCGTCGCCAGCAGCGCAGGCTCGGTCCAGCTGAGCGTCGCCTTCGACCCCCCAACCACACAACCGAGCAACGAGGACTGCGGGAGCGCTCGGACCGTCATCCCGCCGTTCGCCGAGAGCGGGTCGTTCGTCGGTACCGTCGACGACCTGACGCTGAGCTGCGGGCAGCCGCTCGCCGGGGACCTCGTGTACGCCTTCGAGGTGCCTGCCGGGCCTCCGCAAGACGTCGTGGTGGCGTTCGCGGCCACTTCGACGACGGACGCCGTGCGGTTCTCTCTGCGTTCGACCTGCTCCGACGCTTCCAGTGAGCTCGGATGCGTGCGTGGCAGCCCTGCGGGGGGGCGCTTTCGCTCGCTCGCTCCCGGGCCCTACGTCCTCGTGGTGGAAGGGCCCGCCGAGCGCGAGGTGGACTTCGCCATCGACGTGAGACTCGAACCAGGCACGACCGCGCCGCCGGGGGACAGCTGCGCTGCGCCCATCGACACGCCCCTCGAGCAGATCGTGCATGGCACGCTCGCGGACAAGCGGGACGCCATCCAGACACCGTGTGGCTTCTTCTACCGCGACGCCGTGCATCGCTTCGTCCTGTCCGAGCCGCGGGACGTGTCCATCGACCTGCTCGCTGGGACGAACGGTGGAGCGTTCGTGTTCGGGGCTCTGGGGGACACCTGCGAAGCAATGCTGCCGACGACCGACTACTGCGTCGGAGGGGCACCCGCCCTACTGCAGCGCCTGGCACTCCCCGCGGGCGAGCACTTCGTCGTCGTCGAGGCGCCTGGCACGCCGACCTACCAGCTGGAGATCCACACCGCCGCACCGACTTCGGTGGTCGACGCGGCGGGCAACGACACGTGTGCGGATGCGATCGTCATCCCGAGCCAGTCGTCCGTCGTGTATCGCGGCGACACGTCCACGCTCGCGAACGACGTCACATCCATCTACTGCGGCAGCGGCGCGCGCTCCCCCGATGCCACCTTTCTCCTGGAGCTGACCGAGGCGACGGTGGTGCGCCTGAGCACCGCAGGGTCTTCGTTCGACACGACGCTCCTTGTGTTCCTCGAGGGGGCTGCGTGCAGCAATTTCCCCTACGCGTGTGACGACGACAGCGGCCCGGGGGGGACCTCCTCGATCGAGCGCGAGCTCCCGGCAGGACGCTATCACGTGGTCGTGGACGGCTTCGGGGGACACAGCGCTGGCCCCTACGTGCTCCGGGTCGACCGCGGCCCGTTTCCACCGTGA
- a CDS encoding enoyl-CoA hydratase/isomerase family protein — protein MTEPAVTYGRDGYIGVLTLNRPDERNAMTPELLSGFAVAAAEARADRGARAVVLVGRGSCFSAGADLHSSLKAGDASALPHERSYAMYEPFLSLRHVRVPVIAALQGHAVGGGFGLSLMADIRIANERDKYGANFARLGIHSGMAISFMLPRLVGVSRASEMLYTGRLVTGREAERIGLVSEALPGEDVLPRAMALAGEIALSSPRAVRQMKHTMSSLLGWDVEGAARLEALLQSESLATADATEGLAAMREKRTPCFADD, from the coding sequence ATGACGGAACCCGCAGTGACCTACGGTCGTGATGGCTACATCGGTGTGCTGACCCTGAACCGACCCGACGAGCGCAACGCCATGACCCCGGAGCTCCTCTCTGGCTTCGCCGTGGCGGCCGCCGAGGCGCGCGCCGACCGTGGGGCGCGAGCGGTCGTGCTCGTCGGGCGCGGGTCGTGTTTCAGCGCGGGCGCGGACCTGCACTCCTCGCTCAAGGCTGGCGACGCTAGCGCCCTCCCGCACGAGCGCTCCTACGCCATGTACGAGCCCTTCTTGTCCCTGCGCCACGTCCGCGTGCCGGTCATCGCAGCCCTCCAAGGGCACGCCGTCGGTGGCGGGTTCGGGCTCTCGCTGATGGCAGACATCCGCATCGCCAACGAGCGGGACAAGTACGGCGCCAACTTCGCCCGGCTCGGCATCCACTCGGGCATGGCCATCAGCTTCATGCTGCCCCGGCTCGTCGGGGTCTCGCGCGCATCCGAGATGCTGTACACGGGGAGGCTCGTCACGGGACGCGAGGCAGAACGCATCGGCCTTGTCAGCGAGGCGCTTCCGGGCGAGGACGTGCTGCCGCGCGCCATGGCGCTGGCTGGCGAGATCGCCCTCTCGTCGCCACGAGCGGTCCGACAGATGAAACACACCATGAGCTCCCTCCTGGGCTGGGACGTAGAAGGCGCGGCCCGCCTCGAGGCGCTCCTCCAGAGCGAGTCGCTCGCCACCGCCGATGCCACCGAAGGCTTGGCCGCCATGCGTGAAAAGCGCACCCCGTGCTTTGCGGACGATTGA
- a CDS encoding tetratricopeptide repeat protein, with translation MSFFGRLFGGDPDTHRRNADAHFERGAFGEAKLAYEKARDALPSDRRSERDGMAARIDACRDGIARTRLAQAQAYRTQGERSLAAEELRGALEVAADRALGAEIQAVLDDLDRVEVQQANRGVTLSRDERIAILAGSWYEEQATEYASYGDEFFEALLALDDERFEDARAGFAQVLKTAEAPIYVILEHAKACTLVGDSAAATAGYVRFLEALPEGAGGERRLAAHLQIGVLRSLGGDPEGALDAFQGAIEDFPDDHRPYFALGQQLRLSGAPGEALEVLELSLDRAGASPEWALIEEIGITCADLGQLARATELLEDVLKRFVDRGDAYIPPRTAWRLAALFEQQGRMDRAADVWRMLAERGPESDRARAHGEAGRLLAAIGLDDEARRMLKRGLVLARQAEAADAAEEAEQPEERATVSSSQPTEHAEASERGAPEQPHARMPGAPRPVSAAALRADLEAKLEALAD, from the coding sequence ATGTCTTTCTTTGGCAGACTCTTTGGGGGTGACCCCGACACCCACCGGCGCAACGCCGATGCCCACTTCGAACGCGGCGCGTTCGGGGAAGCCAAGCTGGCGTACGAGAAGGCGCGCGACGCGCTACCCAGTGACCGCCGCAGCGAACGCGACGGGATGGCCGCACGCATCGACGCGTGCCGTGACGGCATCGCCCGCACGCGGCTCGCCCAGGCCCAAGCCTATCGAACCCAGGGCGAGCGCTCCCTGGCCGCCGAGGAGCTCCGCGGCGCGCTCGAAGTGGCAGCCGACCGCGCGCTCGGCGCAGAGATCCAGGCCGTGCTGGACGACCTCGATCGCGTCGAAGTCCAGCAGGCGAACCGCGGCGTCACGCTCTCGCGCGACGAGCGCATCGCCATCCTCGCGGGCTCCTGGTACGAAGAGCAGGCCACGGAGTACGCCTCCTATGGCGACGAGTTCTTCGAGGCCCTGTTGGCGCTCGACGACGAGCGCTTCGAGGATGCTCGCGCCGGGTTCGCGCAGGTGCTGAAGACGGCCGAGGCGCCCATCTACGTCATCCTGGAGCACGCCAAGGCCTGCACCCTCGTCGGGGACAGCGCCGCGGCCACCGCCGGCTACGTGCGCTTTCTGGAGGCGCTGCCCGAGGGCGCGGGGGGCGAGCGGCGCCTCGCTGCCCATTTGCAAATCGGGGTATTGCGCAGCCTGGGCGGCGACCCCGAGGGCGCGCTCGACGCGTTCCAGGGCGCGATCGAGGACTTCCCAGACGACCACCGGCCATACTTCGCGCTGGGACAGCAGCTGCGCCTCTCGGGCGCGCCTGGGGAGGCCCTCGAGGTGCTGGAGCTCTCGCTGGACCGCGCAGGAGCCTCTCCCGAGTGGGCCCTGATCGAGGAGATCGGCATCACGTGCGCCGATCTCGGGCAGCTCGCGCGGGCCACGGAGCTCCTCGAGGACGTGCTCAAGCGCTTCGTGGACCGAGGCGATGCCTACATCCCTCCGCGCACGGCGTGGCGGCTGGCCGCGCTCTTCGAGCAGCAGGGGCGGATGGACAGGGCGGCGGACGTGTGGCGCATGCTCGCGGAGCGTGGACCGGAGAGCGACCGCGCGCGGGCCCACGGCGAAGCGGGCCGCCTGCTGGCGGCCATCGGGCTGGACGACGAGGCGCGGCGGATGCTCAAGCGCGGCCTGGTGTTGGCCCGCCAAGCTGAAGCGGCCGATGCGGCCGAAGAAGCCGAGCAGCCCGAGGAGCGCGCGACCGTCTCCTCGTCCCAACCCACGGAGCACGCCGAGGCCTCGGAGCGGGGAGCCCCCGAGCAGCCGCACGCGCGCATGCCGGGGGCGCCACGCCCAGTGTCCGCCGCAGCCCTCCGCGCCGACCTCGAAGCGAAACTCGAAGCCCTCGCCGACTGA
- the panB gene encoding 3-methyl-2-oxobutanoate hydroxymethyltransferase: MTKPKGTLPSTKPVTVPTLRAMKRASERITMVTAYDATFARMLDEAGVDMLLVGDSLGMVVQGQDSTLPVTVDEIIYHCRAVARGTQRAHIVGDMPFMSWQISPEDALRNAARFLSTGGAHSVKLEGGRSAASTIERIVNAGIPVVGHVGLTPQSVHAMGGFRVQGKTEDAAARVFDDARAVADAGAFALVLEGIPSDLARDISEAIDIPTIGIGAGPACDGQVLVCYDLLGLTPDLRPKFVKRYAEWFDDGKRAAARYCEEVRAGAFPTDEYAFGHVRRDDSARLPAPTDVLPSNPERRPGPSYGPIG, from the coding sequence ATGACCAAGCCCAAGGGGACCCTTCCGTCCACCAAGCCCGTCACCGTCCCCACGCTACGCGCCATGAAGCGCGCCAGCGAGCGGATCACGATGGTCACCGCCTACGACGCCACGTTCGCGCGGATGCTCGACGAGGCAGGGGTCGACATGCTGCTCGTGGGGGACAGCCTCGGCATGGTCGTTCAGGGGCAGGACTCCACGCTGCCCGTCACGGTCGACGAGATCATCTACCACTGCCGCGCCGTCGCGCGTGGTACTCAGCGCGCGCACATCGTCGGCGACATGCCGTTCATGAGCTGGCAGATCAGCCCCGAGGACGCGCTCCGGAACGCCGCTCGCTTTCTGTCCACGGGCGGGGCGCACTCGGTCAAGCTGGAGGGCGGACGCAGCGCGGCGAGTACCATCGAACGCATCGTCAACGCGGGCATTCCGGTGGTCGGTCATGTGGGGCTCACGCCCCAGAGTGTCCACGCCATGGGCGGCTTCCGCGTGCAAGGAAAGACCGAGGACGCCGCTGCCCGGGTCTTCGACGACGCCCGCGCCGTGGCGGACGCAGGCGCGTTCGCGCTGGTGCTCGAGGGTATCCCCAGTGATCTCGCGCGCGACATCTCCGAGGCAATCGACATCCCCACCATCGGCATCGGGGCGGGCCCTGCGTGTGATGGCCAGGTGCTCGTCTGCTACGACCTGCTGGGGCTCACGCCCGACCTGCGTCCCAAGTTCGTGAAGCGCTACGCGGAGTGGTTCGACGACGGAAAGCGGGCGGCTGCCCGCTACTGTGAGGAGGTCCGGGCCGGCGCCTTCCCGACGGACGAGTACGCTTTCGGGCACGTTCGCCGCGACGACAGCGCGCGCCTGCCGGCGCCCACCGACGTGCTGCCCTCGAACCCCGAGCGCCGCCCGGGTCCCAGCTACGGACCCATCGGCTGA
- a CDS encoding pantoate--beta-alanine ligase codes for MAPRVIHDPRALRTACDAARAAGHRVGLVPTMGALHDGHMSLVAALAERTSFRVLTIFVNPLQFAPTDDLDRYPRTLDADVSLAAQAGVDLVFAPAPDAMYPVGFQSHVEVEGVTLPLEGAFRPGHFRGVTTVVTKLFNLVGPCAAAFGTKDYQQWRVLSRMVTDLDMPVEMVGCPIVRETDGLALSSRNRYLNERDRERALCLSRALAWAEAQWRAGERDPEVIATAARMIVEADMDQVDYVRAVDPETLEPPTGDVQRLTVLIAAHLGTTRLIDNRELT; via the coding sequence ATGGCACCTCGCGTCATCCACGATCCGCGCGCGCTGCGGACCGCCTGCGACGCCGCGCGCGCGGCGGGCCACCGCGTGGGCTTGGTTCCCACGATGGGCGCCCTCCACGATGGGCACATGTCGCTCGTCGCCGCGCTGGCCGAGCGCACCTCTTTCCGCGTGCTGACCATCTTCGTGAACCCGCTGCAGTTCGCGCCCACGGACGACCTCGACCGCTATCCGCGCACCCTCGACGCGGATGTCTCCCTCGCGGCACAGGCCGGGGTCGACTTGGTCTTCGCCCCCGCGCCGGACGCGATGTACCCCGTCGGGTTTCAGAGCCACGTCGAGGTCGAGGGCGTCACGCTCCCCCTGGAAGGGGCGTTCCGTCCGGGCCACTTCCGGGGCGTGACGACGGTCGTCACGAAGCTGTTCAACCTGGTGGGGCCTTGCGCGGCGGCCTTCGGAACGAAGGACTACCAGCAGTGGCGCGTCCTGTCGCGCATGGTCACCGACCTGGACATGCCGGTGGAGATGGTGGGGTGCCCGATCGTGCGTGAAACCGACGGGCTCGCGCTCTCGTCGCGCAACCGCTACCTGAACGAGCGGGACCGCGAGCGCGCCCTCTGCCTATCGCGCGCGCTCGCGTGGGCCGAAGCGCAATGGCGTGCGGGTGAACGCGACCCCGAGGTCATCGCGACCGCCGCGCGCATGATCGTCGAGGCCGACATGGACCAGGTCGATTACGTCCGCGCCGTCGACCCCGAGACCCTCGAGCCGCCCACGGGTGACGTACAGCGCCTGACGGTGCTGATCGCGGCGCACCTGGGCACCACGCGGCTCATCGACAACCGCGAGCTGACCTGA
- a CDS encoding serine/threonine protein kinase produces MATGTEAIDLPRPFGPYTLTRRLAVGGMAEVYVAKTQGIGGFEKLLAIKVIHPTYSEDEQFVTMLVEEAKLSVLLNHNNVVQTFDLGCTDDTYFIAMELVEGADCYRMIKALRSRQAALPLDISAYIVSAVCSALDYAHRKRDSQGNPLRIVHRDVSPQNVLVSFSGDVKLADFGIAKAALRTQNTQVGVIKGKYYYMSPEQAWGDPMDLRSDIFSAGVLLHELLTGQMLYQAENLPELLDRVRKAEVQPPSAYRRDVPAELDAITMKALARRPEDRYESAHDFGQALTQFLYQHQPSFTTARVARLMAQLFMEEYAAATGAPPVSSEKVLGTDPGKRDSVALKMTVDEYEPGASVIFDMKRTRDDLPTVDRASRSDDRPTNPNAIRVTARPPRYTSKQAPPVQVRRTPDDEDEPTTMLDRGALPLEDVASELDAAGFDDDEATVVEDVFKGLDDALKDVPVRPAPGGRGSPLVELSASLAEDADVYLNAASPTASAIPRAPRIPREAAAILTPKTPTSAGPERTEAGGQWRSTLRWVLVATVVGVVTYLVIARAIKPAPLPVVRIDSVPPGAELFLDGESFGGTTPARIEGLVVGADHAIQLRLAGYEPWTTHLRVLAGEQEQVAELVPLTRVVEVVSEPPGAEVRCDGVVEGRTPLRLGRRRVGDALDISVTIDGREPVSHELVVLAGEGVQTLRVLGQ; encoded by the coding sequence TTGGCCACCGGCACCGAAGCTATCGATCTACCGCGCCCGTTCGGGCCATACACGCTGACGCGCCGGCTGGCGGTGGGTGGCATGGCCGAGGTGTACGTCGCAAAGACCCAGGGCATTGGCGGCTTCGAGAAGCTCCTGGCCATCAAGGTCATCCACCCCACGTACTCCGAGGATGAGCAGTTCGTCACGATGCTGGTGGAGGAGGCCAAGCTGAGCGTGCTGCTGAACCACAACAACGTGGTGCAGACATTCGACCTTGGTTGCACCGATGATACGTATTTCATCGCGATGGAGCTGGTCGAGGGCGCCGACTGCTACCGCATGATCAAGGCGCTGCGGTCCCGTCAGGCGGCGCTCCCACTCGACATCTCTGCCTACATCGTCTCGGCTGTCTGCTCGGCGCTCGACTACGCACACCGCAAGCGCGACAGCCAGGGCAACCCGCTCCGCATCGTGCATCGAGACGTCTCGCCCCAGAACGTGCTCGTCAGCTTCTCCGGGGACGTGAAGCTCGCGGACTTCGGCATCGCCAAGGCGGCGCTGCGGACACAGAACACACAGGTCGGCGTCATCAAGGGCAAGTACTACTACATGTCGCCCGAGCAGGCGTGGGGCGACCCGATGGATCTCCGGTCCGACATCTTCTCGGCGGGTGTGCTCCTGCACGAGCTGCTGACAGGGCAGATGCTCTACCAAGCGGAGAACCTGCCCGAGCTGCTGGATCGCGTACGCAAGGCGGAGGTGCAGCCACCGTCCGCCTACCGCCGCGACGTGCCCGCAGAGCTCGACGCGATCACGATGAAGGCCCTGGCGAGACGCCCGGAGGACCGGTACGAGTCGGCGCACGACTTCGGGCAGGCGCTCACGCAGTTCCTCTACCAGCACCAGCCGTCGTTCACGACCGCGAGGGTGGCACGGTTGATGGCGCAGCTGTTCATGGAGGAGTACGCCGCCGCGACGGGCGCGCCGCCGGTGTCCAGCGAGAAGGTGCTCGGGACGGACCCCGGCAAGAGGGACTCGGTCGCGCTCAAGATGACCGTGGACGAGTACGAGCCAGGGGCGAGCGTGATCTTCGACATGAAGCGCACGCGGGACGACCTGCCGACGGTCGACCGAGCCTCTCGATCGGACGACCGGCCAACCAACCCCAACGCCATTCGCGTGACCGCGCGACCACCCCGCTACACGTCGAAGCAGGCGCCCCCCGTGCAGGTGCGACGAACGCCGGACGACGAAGACGAGCCCACGACCATGCTGGATCGCGGTGCGCTCCCGCTCGAGGACGTTGCCAGCGAGCTCGACGCCGCCGGGTTCGATGATGACGAGGCGACGGTCGTCGAGGACGTGTTCAAGGGCTTGGACGATGCCCTCAAGGACGTTCCGGTGCGACCCGCGCCGGGGGGGCGTGGCTCCCCCTTGGTGGAGCTCAGCGCGTCGCTCGCCGAGGACGCAGACGTGTACCTGAACGCCGCGTCCCCCACGGCTTCGGCCATTCCCAGGGCCCCTCGGATCCCCCGCGAAGCGGCGGCCATTCTCACGCCCAAGACGCCTACCAGCGCCGGTCCCGAGCGTACGGAGGCGGGGGGACAGTGGCGCAGCACGCTCCGTTGGGTGCTGGTGGCGACGGTCGTCGGCGTGGTCACCTATTTGGTCATCGCGCGCGCGATCAAGCCCGCGCCACTGCCGGTCGTGCGCATCGACTCGGTGCCACCCGGTGCAGAGTTGTTCCTCGACGGTGAGTCTTTCGGGGGCACCACGCCAGCTCGCATCGAGGGCTTGGTCGTCGGCGCCGATCACGCCATCCAACTGCGGCTCGCGGGGTACGAGCCATGGACGACGCACCTGCGCGTCCTCGCGGGCGAACAGGAGCAGGTGGCCGAGCTGGTGCCGCTGACGCGGGTGGTCGAGGTGGTCTCGGAGCCGCCAGGCGCCGAGGTGCGCTGTGACGGTGTGGTGGAGGGTCGCACGCCGCTGCGGCTGGGGCGCCGACGTGTGGGAGATGCGCTCGACATCAGCGTGACCATCGACGGACGCGAGCCGGTGTCGCACGAGCTCGTCGTGCTGGCAGGGGAGGGCGTCCAGACGCTGCGCGTGCTCGGCCAGTGA
- a CDS encoding cyclic nucleotide-binding domain-containing protein has protein sequence MPDTSVPPPPKIRAEMLRDVGLFGGLDDESLQVLADNLPVMTVQPGDNVVEEGDDRQEMFLVIAGELEVVKHGRGGEFRVALFGPGDCFGEMSLIDVQPRSATVRAVAHTLMLRMTPQSLEELLYRRDPKAYSIFIMNVARELSRRLRVADGILAQFVSAATGQHLHD, from the coding sequence ATGCCCGACACCTCCGTGCCACCCCCTCCCAAGATCCGCGCCGAGATGCTGCGCGACGTCGGCCTGTTTGGTGGTCTCGACGACGAGTCGCTACAAGTGCTGGCGGACAACCTCCCCGTGATGACGGTGCAGCCCGGCGACAACGTCGTCGAAGAGGGCGACGACCGCCAGGAGATGTTCCTGGTCATCGCGGGTGAGCTCGAGGTGGTGAAGCACGGACGGGGCGGCGAGTTCCGCGTGGCCTTGTTCGGCCCCGGCGACTGCTTCGGAGAGATGAGCCTCATCGACGTCCAGCCAAGGTCGGCGACGGTGCGCGCGGTCGCGCACACCCTGATGCTGCGCATGACCCCGCAGTCCCTCGAAGAGCTGCTCTACCGACGCGATCCCAAAGCGTACAGCATCTTCATCATGAACGTCGCTCGAGAGCTCAGCCGGCGCCTGCGGGTGGCGGATGGCATCCTGGCTCAGTTCGTGAGCGCGGCGACCGGGCAGCACCTCCACGATTGA
- a CDS encoding homocysteine S-methyltransferase family protein yields the protein MTVAILDGPVGTELLARGVETPLPSWSAGAIRAAPDVLEAIHRDYVRAGATIHTANTFRTQPGTLGRPFATLAKEAVAIARRAVPATCRVAGSLAPVADCYRPDLSPGDAARDDHAQLARVLVDAGCDLLLCETFPCAQEAWVAVEECVRTGADTWVGFTAGPDGTLMTPQEMTAAARGALERGATCVLVNCTPATLTLPYVEALAALGAKVGAYANAGRVDDAMGWSADPFLAADQYAKLAASWVDAGATVLGGCCGTGPTHCAALSDRFGRA from the coding sequence ATGACGGTGGCGATCCTGGATGGCCCCGTCGGCACCGAGCTGCTCGCCCGAGGCGTCGAGACGCCCCTCCCGTCGTGGAGCGCGGGCGCGATCCGCGCGGCGCCCGATGTGCTGGAGGCCATCCACCGTGACTACGTGCGGGCCGGGGCGACCATCCACACCGCGAACACGTTTCGCACGCAGCCAGGCACCCTGGGTCGGCCGTTCGCCACGCTGGCAAAGGAGGCGGTCGCGATCGCCCGTCGCGCCGTGCCTGCCACCTGCCGGGTGGCGGGCAGCCTTGCGCCCGTCGCCGATTGCTATCGGCCCGACCTCAGCCCTGGAGACGCAGCGCGCGACGACCACGCCCAGCTGGCACGCGTGCTGGTGGACGCCGGGTGTGACCTCCTGCTCTGTGAGACGTTCCCCTGCGCCCAGGAGGCGTGGGTCGCCGTGGAAGAGTGCGTCCGAACCGGCGCGGATACGTGGGTGGGGTTCACCGCGGGCCCCGACGGGACGTTGATGACGCCCCAAGAGATGACCGCAGCCGCCCGAGGCGCGCTCGAGCGCGGCGCCACCTGTGTGCTCGTCAACTGCACGCCTGCGACGCTCACCCTGCCCTACGTCGAGGCGCTCGCCGCGCTGGGGGCCAAGGTGGGGGCCTACGCCAACGCAGGGCGCGTCGATGACGCCATGGGCTGGTCGGCCGACCCGTTCCTCGCCGCCGACCAGTACGCGAAGCTCGCGGCGAGCTGGGTGGACGCCGGGGCAACGGTGCTCGGTGGCTGCTGCGGCACCGGCCCCACACACTGCGCCGCGCTCTCGGACCGGTTTGGCCGTGCCTGA